One genomic region from Deltaproteobacteria bacterium encodes:
- the metG gene encoding methionine--tRNA ligase, with the protein MTRIYFTTPIYYVNAEPHIGHAYTTIVADVLNRFYKLAGYQTFFLTGTDEHGDKVAQAARAAGETPQSYADRISDLFRELWPKLNITNDRFIRTTEEAHKRVVQLILQKVYDAGDIYFGEYGGHYCRGCERFLTEKELADGKCPDHGTEPEFIKEKNYFFRMSKYQQWLIEHIQNHPDFIRPERYRNEVLAFLREPLEDLCISRPKSRLAWGIPLPFDAEYVTYVWFDALINYVTGVDYPDGERFGQFWPVCQHLIAKDILKPHGIYWPTMLKSAGIPPYQHLNVHGYWIVSASKMSKTRGNIVKPLELKDKYGLDAFRYFLLREMPFGLDSNFSETALIGRINADLANDLGNLLSRTLAMVERFRQGEIPRVGGLEEIDRELASAASRVAGDAE; encoded by the coding sequence ATACCACCATCGTGGCGGATGTGCTCAACCGCTTCTATAAACTGGCCGGGTACCAGACTTTTTTCTTGACCGGCACGGATGAACACGGGGACAAAGTGGCCCAGGCCGCCCGGGCCGCCGGGGAGACTCCCCAGTCTTACGCCGACCGCATCAGCGACCTTTTCCGGGAGCTCTGGCCCAAGCTGAACATCACCAACGACCGCTTCATTCGCACCACCGAAGAAGCCCATAAGCGGGTCGTCCAGCTCATTTTGCAAAAAGTTTACGATGCCGGGGACATCTACTTTGGCGAGTACGGGGGGCATTACTGCCGGGGCTGCGAGCGCTTCCTAACCGAAAAAGAACTGGCGGACGGAAAATGTCCGGACCACGGAACCGAGCCCGAGTTCATCAAGGAAAAAAATTATTTCTTCCGCATGAGCAAGTACCAGCAATGGCTGATTGAGCACATCCAGAACCACCCCGATTTCATCCGCCCGGAGCGCTACCGCAACGAGGTCCTGGCTTTCCTCCGCGAGCCTCTCGAAGACCTTTGCATCTCCCGGCCGAAAAGCCGGCTGGCCTGGGGCATCCCCCTGCCGTTCGATGCCGAGTACGTCACCTACGTCTGGTTCGACGCCCTGATCAACTATGTCACCGGCGTCGATTACCCCGACGGCGAACGATTCGGCCAATTCTGGCCGGTCTGCCAACATCTGATCGCCAAGGACATCCTCAAACCCCACGGCATCTACTGGCCGACGATGCTCAAGTCGGCTGGGATTCCACCCTACCAGCACCTGAACGTGCATGGTTATTGGATCGTCTCCGCATCCAAGATGTCGAAGACCCGGGGGAATATCGTCAAGCCCTTAGAGCTGAAGGATAAGTATGGCCTGGATGCGTTCCGCTACTTCCTCCTGCGGGAGATGCCTTTCGGCCTGGATTCCAATTTCAGCGAAACGGCCCTCATCGGTAGGATCAACGCCGACCTGGCCAATGACCTGGGGAACCTGCTCAGCCGCACCCTGGCCATGGTCGAGCGCTTCCGGCAAGGAGAGATTCCACGGGTAGGAGGCCTTGAAGAAATAGATCGGGAGTTGGCATCCGCCGCCTCGAGGGTGGCCGGTGATGCCGAG